GTGCTGACAGCGACCTTGAGGCAATATCTGAAGGTTTGAAGAATATCTCTTCAGGCAGATTTAATAGTGTTGAGAAAGAACCTATAGGCTTTGGTATAGTAGCTCTCAAAGCAGGTTTTGTTGTAACTGAAGAAGAAGGAGCCAGCGAAAGGCTTGAGGAAGAAATTAAAAAGATAGAGGGTGTTGGAGAGGTTGAAGTAACAGCAAGCCACAGGCTTATCTAAGCCTGCCCATTTTTTTATTTATCTAATAGCTGAGAAGACCCCCTTCCGTAAGGGAGGGGATGAATCGGCTTCAGTCCCATTGTATTCCTTTTCCATATTTCAACACCTCCACATTCTTAATATTTGTATTGATTACTTCTCCCACTTTAGTTACGATTCTAACCCATTTACCATAATTGAATACTCCTTTTACCCGGCAGAACATACCTCTAAACTTCACCAAGTCGTTTGGTTGTAATTTATATCGATGCCTTCTTATAGAAGGTTTGAATCCTTTTCTGTTTGTTTGTACACTTCTATTATTCCGTCTTGTTTGTGTCACTTTATAAGGTTTGC
This window of the archaeon BMS3Bbin15 genome carries:
- a CDS encoding elongation factor 1-beta, encoding MAEVLLTLKIMPASADSDLEAISEGLKNISSGRFNSVEKEPIGFGIVALKAGFVVTEEEGASERLEEEIKKIEGVGEVEVTASHRLI